In one window of Lewinella sp. 4G2 DNA:
- a CDS encoding sensor histidine kinase has protein sequence MRFSLIFILLTSVCTLAAQPADKHPLLTKAMAAVSYGDMAAASNLYKDYLELPDATPEGKIEAYRTLGQIALQSSYTDSAGDYQRLAYDVAAKTKDPAIIDAQRMQLGNFLLATSRYEEAIDTLLLAVKGFEARGDTKRLINASGLLGVVYSRLGLMETAETYLKKSYRLARELASPAEQYMSSMMLSEYYGKQDHKDSAVIMLTEAIALAEGAKERHLLVPAYSKRSSLRSDLADFEGAMQDQQRLRQLMEGRLNVGMLINEGKLHHAMGQQDSAITMFHRALSLAKDAKLLNDQTSINYYLALAHLDGSDYDTTQFYLLEYIQMMDSIRGEEAQNAALELKEKYEASEKEAEIALQQQQLSAQRNQLIALGALAILALAVGYLLYRLTRRLRHRNAEVEQLAAQREALVGEVYHRVKNNLQVVSSLLELQGEQVTEPQAAAALRSSQNRVEAMGMIHERLYGHQHLTSIHMPKYLQNLGERMLSAYSVGERIELFCDVEEIDLDVDTAMLLGLIVNELVANSLKHGYGPTDRGTIEISLFQEANNQYILRVSDDGAGLSQPSSGNGFGSQLITLLAERLQGEVVNYSSDDGGHGTKITFTVSQHVDRSLPVK, from the coding sequence ATGCGTTTTTCCCTAATTTTTATCCTATTAACTTCCGTATGCACACTCGCGGCTCAGCCAGCCGACAAACACCCCTTACTCACAAAAGCCATGGCCGCCGTGAGTTATGGAGATATGGCAGCTGCCTCCAATCTCTATAAAGATTATTTGGAATTGCCCGACGCGACGCCGGAGGGGAAAATCGAGGCTTACCGAACCCTGGGGCAAATCGCGCTGCAAAGTAGTTATACAGATAGCGCTGGCGATTACCAACGGTTGGCGTACGATGTCGCCGCTAAAACCAAGGACCCTGCCATCATTGATGCGCAGCGGATGCAGTTGGGCAATTTTTTGCTGGCCACTAGCAGATACGAGGAAGCGATCGATACTTTACTGCTGGCCGTAAAGGGGTTTGAGGCCCGGGGAGACACAAAAAGGCTTATTAACGCCTCCGGTCTACTTGGGGTTGTTTACAGTAGGCTCGGATTAATGGAAACTGCCGAGACGTACCTCAAAAAGTCCTATCGGCTAGCCCGGGAACTGGCGTCGCCCGCTGAACAGTATATGTCCAGCATGATGCTGTCCGAATACTACGGTAAGCAAGATCATAAGGACAGCGCCGTCATCATGCTTACTGAGGCTATTGCGTTGGCCGAAGGAGCAAAAGAGCGGCACCTATTGGTGCCGGCCTACAGTAAACGTTCCAGCTTACGCAGTGACCTGGCTGATTTTGAGGGAGCGATGCAAGACCAGCAGCGGCTGCGCCAATTGATGGAGGGGAGGTTAAACGTAGGCATGCTAATCAATGAAGGCAAGCTGCACCACGCAATGGGGCAACAGGATTCCGCCATCACCATGTTTCACCGAGCCCTTAGTCTTGCGAAGGATGCGAAACTGTTAAACGATCAAACCTCAATTAATTACTACTTAGCCCTCGCTCACCTAGATGGCTCGGATTACGATACGACGCAATTCTACTTGCTGGAGTACATACAGATGATGGACAGCATCAGAGGGGAAGAGGCCCAGAATGCTGCCCTGGAGCTTAAAGAGAAATATGAAGCCAGCGAAAAGGAGGCTGAGATTGCCCTACAGCAACAACAACTGAGCGCACAGCGAAATCAACTCATTGCACTCGGCGCCCTTGCCATCCTAGCCCTAGCCGTCGGATATCTCCTCTACCGCCTTACCCGCCGCCTCCGCCACCGCAACGCCGAAGTGGAGCAACTCGCCGCCCAACGGGAAGCGCTCGTCGGCGAAGTCTACCACCGCGTAAAGAATAACCTCCAGGTAGTATCCAGCCTCCTCGAACTACAGGGCGAACAGGTTACCGAGCCACAAGCCGCTGCCGCCCTCCGTAGCAGCCAAAACCGGGTAGAAGCCATGGGAATGATCCACGAACGACTGTACGGGCACCAGCACCTGACGAGCATCCACATGCCCAAGTACCTACAGAACCTGGGGGAAAGAATGCTCTCCGCCTACTCCGTGGGGGAACGCATCGAGCTATTCTGCGACGTCGAAGAAATCGACCTCGATGTCGACACCGCCATGCTACTGGGATTGATCGTCAATGAACTCGTGGCCAATAGCCTGAAACACGGCTACGGGCCAACCGACCGGGGTACCATCGAAATTTCACTCTTTCAGGAGGCGAATAACCAGTACATTTTGCGGGTCAGTGACGACGGGGCCGGCCTGTCGCAACCTTCGTCGGGTAATGGTTTTGGTAGCCAATTGATTACGCTGCTGGCCGAAAGGCTCCAGGGCGAAGTCGTTAATTATTCCAGCGACGACGGTGGCCACGGAACGAAGATCACCTTCACCGTCAGCCAGCACGTGGATCGCTCACTTCCCGTCAAATAA
- a CDS encoding CotH kinase family protein translates to MKQLLLSCLLLLAATFSICAQDLPDAWSVSDDGRLLTAGGENNGGFYEPDEVHTISLEFTEDNWWDILTQNYDSGTDLLATCIIDGERYDSVGVRFKGETSYRRNPSEKKSFNITLDAVIDGQDVNGYNTFNLNCGWEDNSSMREVLYNNIGHNYYMSLKAGYANLEINGQNWGPYQNVQQFDSDYIREWYLSNDGTIWRATSSRRTRPGPGGGGRFGQGTSTLNYNGPDSTDYLQDYVLRRTEQDDPWAGMIAAVDVLNNEPLATLEAALAPVLDIDKACWFLAHENVWADDDGYINKGGSDYFVYYEAETGRLVPMEYDGNSVLGDRAILWGPLYREGEDDFPLIDRMLAVPAIRQRYLAHMRVILEDHFTEKNANSKIDAYTALLRDLVEADPKKFYSDAEWDEGIEDLKSDVTERRNILLNSPELMAGTEVTVGDVRHSVNGVEFANPSAEEPVNVTTTVSAAAGIASVTLYYGTGLTGVFDQTELFDDGQHGDGAAGDGQYGGEIPAIAGTSYVRYYVAATAADDAGTVAYAPKGAEHDVYLYQIGGTSSLAGDLVINEFMAANDATQADQDGEFDDWIELYNNTASPIALDGFYLSDDAAETDKWAFPAGTTIGANGYLMIWADGDDEQEGLHASFKLSADGEQVVLADANLAIIDSVSFSEQVADVSYGRFPNGTGPFQTMAPTFDAENTDAMVSTDSPLALELGLRVFPNPNDGNFLVNLKEAASEDLQLILYSVDGRLQYARTLRRGATQLRVEQQDLVAGVYTLVVRSGAGVVGVRVVVR, encoded by the coding sequence ATGAAGCAACTCTTACTTTCTTGCCTGCTACTTTTGGCAGCTACTTTCTCTATTTGTGCGCAGGATCTGCCGGATGCCTGGTCGGTCAGCGACGACGGGCGGCTGCTGACGGCGGGGGGAGAAAACAACGGTGGTTTTTACGAGCCGGATGAAGTGCACACCATCAGCCTGGAATTTACCGAGGACAATTGGTGGGATATCCTGACCCAAAATTACGATTCCGGAACCGACCTGCTGGCCACTTGCATCATTGACGGTGAACGGTACGATAGCGTGGGCGTGCGCTTTAAGGGGGAAACCTCCTACCGCCGGAACCCTTCCGAGAAGAAGTCCTTCAACATCACGCTCGACGCGGTGATTGACGGGCAGGACGTGAATGGCTACAACACTTTCAACCTGAATTGCGGCTGGGAGGATAACTCCTCGATGCGGGAGGTGCTGTACAACAATATCGGCCACAACTACTACATGAGCCTGAAGGCCGGCTACGCTAACCTGGAGATCAATGGACAAAATTGGGGCCCGTACCAGAACGTGCAGCAGTTCGATTCCGACTACATCCGCGAGTGGTACCTGAGCAACGATGGAACGATCTGGCGCGCCACGAGCAGCCGGCGTACGCGGCCAGGGCCCGGCGGTGGTGGCCGCTTCGGACAGGGCACATCCACCCTGAACTACAACGGGCCGGACAGTACGGATTACCTGCAGGATTACGTCCTGCGCCGCACCGAGCAGGACGACCCCTGGGCCGGCATGATTGCCGCCGTGGACGTGCTTAACAACGAACCGCTCGCCACGCTGGAAGCAGCCCTCGCACCCGTGCTGGATATCGATAAAGCCTGTTGGTTCCTCGCCCACGAGAACGTCTGGGCGGACGACGATGGCTACATCAACAAGGGCGGTAGCGACTACTTCGTTTACTACGAAGCGGAGACCGGGCGGCTCGTGCCGATGGAATACGACGGCAACAGCGTACTCGGCGACCGCGCCATTTTGTGGGGACCGCTCTACCGGGAAGGGGAAGACGACTTTCCGCTGATCGACCGGATGCTCGCCGTGCCGGCCATCCGCCAACGCTACCTCGCCCACATGCGGGTGATCCTGGAGGATCACTTCACCGAGAAGAATGCGAACAGTAAGATTGATGCGTACACGGCTCTGCTGCGCGACCTCGTGGAGGCCGACCCCAAGAAATTCTACAGCGACGCCGAATGGGACGAGGGAATCGAAGACCTCAAGAGCGACGTGACCGAACGCAGAAACATCCTGCTCAACTCCCCCGAACTAATGGCGGGCACCGAGGTGACGGTCGGCGACGTACGCCACAGCGTAAATGGCGTTGAATTCGCTAACCCTTCCGCCGAAGAACCCGTAAACGTCACCACCACAGTGAGCGCCGCAGCGGGCATTGCGAGCGTGACGCTCTACTACGGAACCGGCCTCACCGGCGTATTTGACCAAACGGAACTGTTCGACGACGGCCAGCATGGCGACGGCGCGGCGGGCGACGGACAGTACGGCGGCGAGATCCCCGCCATAGCCGGCACCAGCTACGTGCGCTACTACGTGGCCGCTACGGCCGCCGACGATGCCGGGACCGTCGCCTACGCCCCGAAGGGCGCCGAGCACGACGTGTACCTCTACCAAATTGGCGGCACCAGCTCCCTGGCCGGCGACCTCGTCATCAATGAATTCATGGCCGCCAACGACGCCACGCAGGCGGATCAGGACGGTGAATTCGACGACTGGATCGAACTCTACAATAACACCGCCAGCCCCATCGCGCTGGATGGGTTCTACCTCTCCGACGACGCTGCCGAAACCGATAAGTGGGCCTTCCCCGCCGGCACCACCATCGGCGCCAATGGCTACCTGATGATCTGGGCGGACGGCGACGACGAGCAGGAAGGCCTCCACGCTAGCTTCAAACTTTCCGCCGACGGTGAGCAGGTCGTCCTCGCGGATGCCAACCTGGCCATCATCGATTCGGTAAGCTTCTCCGAACAGGTGGCGGACGTATCCTACGGCCGCTTCCCCAACGGCACGGGACCGTTCCAAACCATGGCCCCCACCTTCGATGCAGAAAACACGGACGCGATGGTGAGCACCGACTCTCCACTGGCGCTGGAATTGGGTTTGCGGGTATTCCCAAACCCCAACGACGGTAACTTCCTGGTCAACCTCAAAGAGGCCGCTTCCGAAGACTTACAGCTCATCCTCTACTCCGTTGATGGGCGCTTGCAGTACGCGCGGACGCTGCGTCGTGGTGCTACGCAATTGCGGGTTGAGCAGCAGGATTTGGTGGCTGGTGTGTATACGTTGGTGGTCAGGTCTGGTGCTGGGGTTGTTGGGGTTCGGGTGGTTGTTCGGTAA
- a CDS encoding LytTR family DNA-binding domain-containing protein codes for MSKQHLLIIEDDPIIAADLRTRLERAGYGTRYAFDGETGITLVRDQLPDGILLDINLGQGIDGIETAQRIRGYAPDVPIVYLTSNNDAHTFGRARATKPQGFLSKPFRGADLLYTVALVLDRHEPRPASAAGPGAGSEGHVVLRQGDRNVKVPLKEILVVEANDYCCRVTLAEEVKTVGMTLKKFTSLLPSPPFVRVHRSYVVNFDYVTALSEGNVHLENFKVPVARGKRAEVRRLFDGK; via the coding sequence ATGTCAAAGCAACACTTATTAATCATCGAGGACGATCCCATCATTGCGGCAGACTTGCGCACCCGGCTGGAGCGAGCGGGTTACGGTACCCGGTACGCCTTCGATGGGGAAACGGGTATTACTTTGGTCCGCGACCAATTACCGGACGGCATCCTCCTGGACATCAACCTTGGCCAGGGGATCGACGGTATTGAAACCGCCCAACGCATTCGCGGCTACGCACCGGACGTACCAATTGTGTACCTGACGAGCAACAACGACGCGCATACTTTCGGTCGGGCCCGGGCCACTAAGCCGCAGGGGTTTCTATCCAAACCCTTCCGGGGAGCGGATCTACTGTATACCGTCGCATTGGTGTTGGATCGGCACGAGCCCAGGCCCGCCTCTGCTGCAGGACCAGGGGCAGGCTCGGAAGGCCACGTCGTCCTCCGGCAGGGTGACCGTAACGTGAAAGTTCCACTGAAGGAAATACTGGTAGTAGAGGCCAACGACTATTGCTGCCGGGTCACCCTGGCGGAAGAGGTGAAGACCGTGGGGATGACGCTCAAGAAATTCACCTCTCTGCTTCCTTCCCCACCCTTCGTCCGGGTGCACCGTTCCTACGTGGTGAATTTTGATTACGTGACGGCGCTCAGTGAGGGTAACGTCCACTTGGAGAACTTTAAAGTCCCCGTAGCCCGTGGCAAGCGGGCGGAGGTGCGGAGATTATTTGACGGGAAGTGA